In a single window of the Alkalinema sp. FACHB-956 genome:
- a CDS encoding zinc-dependent dehydrogenase, with the protein MKAQVFRGVNNLQYEEIPIPELAEDEVLVQVKVVGLCQSDIKKIKYPLYEPPRIFGHETAGTICQIGAAVEGWQVGDRVVVMHHIPCMNCGYCETGSYSMCETYKNITTTAGFAPSGGGFAEYVKVPGHIVRQGGLIPIPDYVTFEQASFVEPTNCCLKAVKKAQIRTGQTVLITGAGPIGLMFVMLVNHFGAKAIVTDLIPARLEKALAVGALAAFDACDRDLTHKVQDLTQGYGVDVSLLAVPSEKAFFQALDCTRKGGKILFFAEFPDEVEIPLNPNLLYRREIDLMGSYSSAFPLQALSAELVFENKIDVNALISDRYPLSELANAVEQAIQPTPETYKILLYP; encoded by the coding sequence ATGAAAGCACAGGTCTTTCGTGGGGTCAATAACCTGCAATACGAAGAAATTCCCATACCGGAACTGGCCGAGGATGAAGTGCTCGTGCAGGTGAAAGTAGTCGGCTTGTGTCAATCGGATATCAAAAAAATTAAATATCCCCTCTATGAACCGCCGCGAATTTTTGGCCATGAAACCGCAGGGACGATCTGCCAAATCGGTGCAGCAGTCGAAGGCTGGCAGGTGGGCGATCGGGTGGTTGTGATGCATCACATTCCCTGCATGAACTGTGGCTACTGTGAAACCGGTAGCTATTCCATGTGCGAAACCTATAAAAACATTACAACGACCGCTGGCTTTGCACCCAGTGGGGGCGGCTTTGCAGAATACGTCAAAGTGCCGGGGCACATCGTTCGCCAAGGGGGTTTAATTCCCATTCCTGATTACGTCACCTTTGAACAGGCCAGCTTTGTGGAGCCGACCAATTGCTGCCTCAAAGCCGTTAAGAAAGCCCAAATTCGCACAGGTCAAACGGTACTCATTACCGGAGCAGGGCCGATCGGGTTGATGTTTGTCATGCTGGTCAATCATTTTGGTGCAAAGGCGATCGTCACGGACTTAATCCCTGCACGGTTGGAAAAAGCGTTGGCCGTTGGGGCATTGGCGGCCTTTGATGCCTGCGATCGGGACTTGACCCACAAGGTACAGGATCTCACCCAGGGCTATGGTGTGGATGTCAGTTTATTGGCGGTGCCCAGCGAGAAGGCATTCTTTCAAGCGTTAGACTGCACTCGCAAGGGCGGTAAAATCCTGTTCTTTGCTGAGTTTCCCGATGAAGTGGAAATTCCCCTCAATCCCAACCTGTTATATCGGCGGGAAATTGATCTGATGGGCAGCTACAGTTCAGCCTTTCCGCTACAAGCGCTTTCCGCAGAATTAGTGTTTGAGAACAAGATTGATGTCAATGCCCTCATCAGCGATCGCTATCCCCTCAGCGAATTGGCCAACGCTGTGGAACAAGCGATTCAACCTACTCCAGAAACCTATAAAATTCTGCTCTATCCGTAA